In Brassica napus cultivar Da-Ae unplaced genomic scaffold, Da-Ae ScsIHWf_528;HRSCAF=793, whole genome shotgun sequence, the following are encoded in one genomic region:
- the LOC125604353 gene encoding putative leucine-rich repeat receptor-like serine/threonine-protein kinase At2g14440, whose protein sequence is MLPFFFFLLLSFSISQALPPPRGFYLNCGSPSTTKLNDINYTSDRGFINVGNTTTIKQKDLLPILSTLRYFPDKSSRKHCYNFPVARNSKYLIRTTYYYGNFDGKNSPPVFDQIIGGTKWSVVNTSEDYSKGQSSYYEIVVGVPGRTLSVCLAKNANTLSSPFISALDVQSLEDTMYNSTDLGLYKLSLIARNSFGVDGEMISYPDDKYNRLWQPFSDKKHQSVTSQSSVNPSDFWNIPPAKAFVEGFTVTKGKALELKWPPFPLPATKYYIALYFQDDRSPSPLSWRAFGASINGATFSRKLNVSTNGVMVYSGQWPLSGQTTITLTTAKGSPMGAVINAGEVFQVIPIGGATNISDVTALEDLLESIDEPPVDWSGDPCLPLANSWTGVTCSKEKITKVISLNLTNRGLAGSLPPSISNMTALKDLWLGKNNLTGPIPDLSPLTRLETLHLEDNQFNGSIPESLAQLPNLRILSIKNNKLQGTIPSALLQRKGLTIQASPENMPSTNNTGPS, encoded by the exons AtgcttcctttcttcttcttcctcttgttaTCGTTCTCAATCTCTCAAGCTCTCCCTCCTCCTCGAG GTTTTTACTTAAACTGTGGATCACCTTCCACAACCAAACTCAACGACATAAACTACACATCGGACAGAGGATTCATCAACGTAGGAAACACGACGACAATAAAACAAAAGGACCTTCTTCCAATCCTCTCAACACTGCGTTACTTCCCAGACAAGTCATCACGAAAACACTGTTACAACTTCCCCGTCGCCAGGAACTCAAAGTACCTTATCCGAACCACTTACTACTACGGAAACTTCGACGGAAAAAACAGCCCGCCGGTGTTCGACCAGATCATTGGAGGTACAAAATGGAGCGTTGTGAATACATCTGAGGATTACTCCAAGGGTCAGAGTTCTTATTACGAGATCGTTGTTGGTGTTCCCGGGAGGACACTAAGTGTTTGTCTAGCCAAGAACGCAAATACACTTTCCTCACCTTTTATATCGGCTTTAGATGTGCAATCTCTTGAGGATACAATGTATAATTCAACTGATCTTGGGTTATACAAGCTCAGCCTCATCGCTAGGAACAGCTTTGGAGTAGATGGAGAGATGATTAG CTATCCAGATGATAAATACAACCGTCTATGGCAACCGTTCTCTGACAAGAAACATCAGTCAGTGACTTCTCAAAGCAGTGTTAACCCATCAGACTTCTGGAACATTCCACCGGCTAAAGCTTTTGTGGAAGGCTTCACAGTGACTAAAGGGAAGGCTCTAGAGCTTAAATGGCCGCCGTTTCCTCTTCCGGCCACAAAGTACTATATAGCTCTGTATTTTCAGGATGATAGGAGTCCAAGCCCCTTGAGCTGGAGAGCCTTTGGTGCATCAATCAATGGAGCTACCTTTTCAAGAAAACTCAATGTGAGCACCAATGGGGTTATGGTTTACTCAGGTCAGTGGCCATTGTCAGGTCAGACTACGATCACGTTGACTACTGCTAAAGGTTCACCGATGGGAGCAGTGATCAATGCTGGAGAAGTGTTTCAGGTTATTCCCATAGGTGGAGCCACTAATATAAGCGATG TAACTGCGTTGGAAGATTTGTTAGAGAGTATCGACGAGCCTCCTGTAGATTGGTCCGGTGATCCATGCCTTCCTCTTGCCAACTCGTGGACTGGTGTAACTTGCTCCAAAGAAAAAATCACCAAAGTGATTTCTCT GAATCTGACAAATCGTGGACTAGCGGGCTCTCTACCACCAAGCATTAGCAACATGACTGCACTTAAAGATCT ATGGTTAGGGAAGAACAACCTCACAGGACCGATACCAGATTTGAGTCCACTGACGAGATTAGAAACTCT ACATTTAGAGGACAACCAGTTCAATGGATCGATTCCAGAGTCACTTGCACAGCTCCCTAATCTCCGCATACT GTCCATCAAGAACAACAAGCTTCAAGGTACAATTCCTAGTGCACTCCTCCAGAGAAAGGGCCTAACTATTCA GGCGTCTCCTGAGAACATGCCAAGCACAAACAACACCGGGCCGAGTTAG
- the LOC111215668 gene encoding protein disulfide-isomerase SCO2, with protein sequence MFRLYPNCSLPSLLFLPRLPPSRSFRCRATADIPLGDGIRIPREQDSSSDTARSRDVSAAAGGNGESGKWRKRRLLWSKSGVSYLVGDDDALPLPMTYPNTSPVSPDEIDRRLQCDPVVEDCKEVVYEWTGKCRSCQGSGSVSYYKKRGKEVICKCIPCQGIGYVQKITSRTDIDVMEDLDNEAS encoded by the exons ATGTTCCGATTATACCCAAACTGCTCTCTACCTTCTCTCCTCTTCCTTCCCCGCCTTCCTCCTTCTCGCTCCTTCCGTTGCCGCGCCACCGCCGATATCCCCCTAGGCGACGGAATCCGGATACCGCGTGAACAGGATTCCTCCTCTGACACGGCGAGGTCTCGAGATGTCTCCGCCGCGGCCGGAGGGAACGGTGAATCGGGTAAGTGGAGGAAAAGGAGGCTGCTGTGGTCGAAAAGCGGAGTGAGTTACTTGGTAGGAGACGACGACGCGCTTCCTCTGCCTATGACTTATCCGAATACATCCCCTGTGTCGCCCGATGAGATTGACCGGAGGTTGCAGTGCGATCCTGTTGTCGAG GATTGCAAGGAAGTGGTTTATGAGTGGACTGGCAAGTGTAGAAGTTGCCAAGGATCTGGATCTGTCAGCTATTACAAGAAAAGGGGTAAAGAGGTTATCTGCAAATGCATACCTTGCCAAGGGATAG GATATGTGCAGAAGATAACATCTCGAACGGACATTGATGTGATGGAAGATTTGGATAATGAAGCATCTTGA
- the LOC106451901 gene encoding protein CHROMATIN REMODELING 25, with protein sequence MEEEEEVVISSSDSEDSSDSYEEESQDSEGEYENSDENPDCEDLAAVSPPSDADRKSKNVNDLLRGNLVVQRQPLLPRVLSVSEGAAVCRKPFKPPCSHGYNTTGQLSRRLSARKRFVPWGSSSPVVVVLPTKLNESTTIERDEEEEAVSLPPEVEPLVLWQLEESDDATKITVHPLLVRFLRPHQREGVQFMFDCVSGLHGSENINGCILADDMGLGKTLQSITLLYTLLCQGFDGTPMVKKAIIVTPTSLVSNWEAEIKKWVGDRIQLIALCESTRDDVLSGIDSFTRPRSALQVLIISYETFRMHSSKFGQTGSCDLLICDEAHRLKNDQTLTNKALASLTCKRRVLLSGTPMQNDLEEFFAMVNFTNPGSLGDASHFRHYFEAPIICGREPTATEEEKNLAAERSAELSSKVNQFILRRTNALLSNHLPPKIIEVVCCKMTTLQSTLYNHFISSKNLKRALADNAKQTKVLAYITALKKLCNHPKLIYDTIKSKSPGTIGFEDCLEFFPAEMFSGRSGAWTGGDGAWVELSGKMHVLSRLLANLRRNTDDRIVLVSNYTQTLDLFAQLCRERRYPYLRLDGSTSISKRQKLVNRLNDPTKDEFAFLLSSKAGGCGLNLIGANRLVLFDPDWNPANDKQAAARVWRDGQKKRVYVYRFLSTGTIEEKVYQRQMSKEGLQKVIQHEQTDNSTRQGNLLSTEDLRDLFSFHGDVTSEIHGKMSCSRCQNDASGTENTEEGNENNLDDSACQTDQEDIGGFANDAGCLHSLKISERQVGTPLEEDLASWGHHSTSKSVPDMILQASAGDEVTFVFTNQVDGKLIPIKSNPSPKPEVTETDRNRNQAVRNRGFNKPQQRPREPLQPLSPNETNKRVKLSTYKRLHCTSNTDGAQMQMPLQRPNQVSVNHDDDFV encoded by the exons atggaggaagaagaagaagtcgtcATCTCGTCTTCCGATTCCGAAGATTCCAGCGACAGTTACGAGGAAGAATCTCAAGATTCGGAAGGAGAGTacgaaaattccgacgaaaaccCTGACTGCGAAGACCTTGCCGCCGTTTCTCCTCCGTCCGACGCCGATCGGAAATCTAAGAACGTAAACGATCTATTGAG GGGCAATCTGGTGGTGCAACGGCAGCCACTCCTTCCTCGGGTGCTTTCAGTATCTGAAGGAGCGGCAGTGTGTAGGAAGCCTTTCAAGCCTCCTTGTTCTCATGGTTATAATACCACCGGTCAACTTTCTCGTCGCCTTTCGGCTCGGAAACGCTTTGTTCCTTGGGGTTCTTCAAGTCCAGTTGTGGTTGTTCTGCCTACTAAGCTCAATGAATCAACCACTattgagagagatgaagaagaggaagctgtTTCTCTTCCACCTGAAGTTGAACCGTTGGTACTGTGGCAACTTGAAGAATCTGATGACGCAACGAAAATTACTGTGCATCCATTGCTTGTTCGATTTCTTCGGCCTCATCAAAG AGAAGGTGTCCAGTTCATGTTCGATTGTGTTTCAGGATTACATGGTTCGGAAAATATAAATGGTTGCATTCTGGCTGACGACATGGG TTTGGGGAAGACATTGCAGTCCATTACTTTACTATACACACTTCTATGCCAAGGATTTGATGGGACTCCTATGGTTAAAAAGGCCATTATTGTTACACCAACGAGTCTTGTCAGTAACTGGGAAGCTGAAATTAAGAAATGGGTTGGAGACAGGATTCAGCTTATAGCCCTCTGTGAAAGCACCCGAGATGATGTTTTGTCTGGAATAGATAGTTTCACTCGACCACGAAGCGCTTTGCAG GTACTTATTATTTCTTACGAGACATTCCGAATGCACTCATCCAAGTTCGGCCAGACTGGATCCTGTGATCTTCTAATATGCGATGAGGCTCATAGGTTGAAAAATGACCAGACACTAACTAACAAG GCTTTGGCTTCATTGACATGCAAAAGGCGGGTTTTGTTGTCTGGAACTCCCATGCAG AATGACTTGGAAGAGTTTTTTGCCATGGTCAACTTTACAAATCCAGGAAGTTTAGGCGATGCTTCGCATTTTCGCCACTATTTTGAG GCACCTATTATTTGTGGAAGAGAACCTACAGCTACTGAGGAAGAGAAAAATTTAGCTGCTGAACGCTCGGCAGAACTGAGTTCAAAAGTGAATCAG TTTATATTGAGGAGAACTAATGCATTGCTCTCCAATCATTTACCACCTAAG ATAATTGAAGTAGTTTGTTGCAAGATGACTACTCTCCAGTCCACTTTGTACAATCATTTTATAAGCTCAAAAAAT CTTAAAAGAGCACTTGCTGATAATGCAAAGCAGACAAAAGTTTTGGCTTATATAACAGCTCTCAAGAAGCTCTGCAATCATCCAAAG CTAATTTACGATACAATAAAAAGCAAAAGtcctggtactattggttttgAGGATTGCTTAGAGTTTTTCCCTGCAGAAATGTTCTCCGGGAG ATCTGGAGCATGGACCGGGGGTGATGGTGCCTGGGTCGAACTCTCTGGGAAAATGCATGTTCTCTCCAGACTTTTGGCTAACCTACGTCGGAATACTGATGACCGCATAGTCCTTGTATCAAACTATACGCAG ACATTGGATCTTTTCGCTCAACTCTGTCGCGAAAGAAGATATCCTTATCTGAGGCTGGATGGATCAACATCTATCAGCAAGAGGCAGAAGCTTGTTAACCGGTTGAACGACCCAACAAAG GATGAATTTGCATTTCTCTTAAGCAGCAAGGCAGGTGGCTGTGGATTAAATTTAATTGGTGCTAATCGACTTGTTTTGTTCGATCCCGATTGGAATCCTGCCAATGATAAACAA GCTGCTGCTAGAGTTTGGAGGGATGGGCAAAAGAAAAGAGTGTATGTCTACAGGTTTCTTAGTACTGGAACTATTGAAGAAAAG GTTTACCAGCGTCAGATGTCAAAAGAAGGGCTTCAAAAAGTTATTCAGCATGAACAGACGGATAACAGCACTAGACAG GGAAACTTACTTTCAACAGAGGATTTAAGAGACTTATTTTCCTTCCACGGTGATGTTAC GTCTGAAATCCATGGAAAGATGAGCTGCAGCAGGTGCCAAAATGATGCCTCTGGTACAGAAAATACGGAAGAAGGAAATGAGAACAATCTTGATGACAGTGCTTGCCAGACTGATCAAGAAGATATAGGCGGATTTGCAAACGATGCAGGATGCCTTCACTCGTTGAAAATCTCCGAGAGACAG GTGGGCACTCCATTGGAGGAAGATCTAGCAAGCTGGGGTCATCATTCTACCTCAAAGTCTGTTCCAGATATGATACTGCAAGCTTCAGCTGGTGACGAG GTTACATTTGTATTCACAAACCAGGTAGATGGGAAGCTCATTCCCATCAAATCAAATCCTAGTCCAAAACCGGAAGTAACCGAAACAGATCGCAACCGAAACCAAGCTGTACGTAACCGTGGCTTCAACAAGCCGCAACAAAGACCTCGGGAACCGCTGCAACCGTTGTCTCCCAACGAGACCAACAAAAGAGTGAAGTTGTCTACGTATAAGCGTTTACACTGTACTAGTAATACTGATGGTGCTCAAATGCAAATGCCTTTGCAAAGACCAAATCAAGTGTCTGTAAATCATGATGATGATTTTGTGTGA